Proteins found in one Carassius auratus strain Wakin chromosome 12, ASM336829v1, whole genome shotgun sequence genomic segment:
- the LOC113111754 gene encoding delphilin-like isoform X1: MKKFLQNKKGRYSLRQNKPGPRYPPKDFFLTMPASNQGWPEEFGFQIGGNGPSYILYVEDGSSAHLSGLQPGDQVLEIEGQNVSSLSAQEVIALAQSQRNIPPSIGVVSRIQQMDITPGPDGRFGFTIVGDCPLLVDDCSPCSPAGRSGLRAGDYVMEVNGIPVKHHEMAAALIKASQGRTLRLGVLCMGSRQKRSSGCLEGSQKDTDGMRQDRKHKALEFNRRVEEILRNEPEVKEKLFAVLKQFAAERKVDWLASVLPDILTTEEQQQLISDIRIFIPKKHRQRFDEAVSQSLLNRMCRSKSLGEPQNRPRRSRSQDHHERTHGSKRASSVPRDPSDDPAQPERGLRKSTTKIPSHYVTGANQRTIRVYRGKKSFGFTLRGHAPVWIDSVMPGSPAEACGLKTGDRILFLNGLDMRNCSHEKVVSMLQGSGAMPTLVVEEGPVDYSLSDSEPEETPTIPRSRSPALSSLQWVAEILPPSIRVHGRTFSQQLEHLLTLQERYTICKALETFFQHRNVDTLIVDVFPVLDTPAKQLIWQFIYQLLTYEEQEHCKCKIARFLGFKSAEPETGPESHRRSSSMRVSGSSHKNTVRERSSDDCIIGTHLGMGTFTDPVTPEERQCGDGTSFPESPDLSHMSGVYTELENMFPGKSNQSLQSHSSPRAVGMGHAENNTYTQSFTHSNAGSRKSGLSLSWTESLPGPQFEPYQQTVASPDSVDSNPYVSLDSPPASPLPSDEPSPLPQRRKLFTFSRPPRSRDTDKFLDALSEQLGHRVNIVDDFKGGENDYEEMSFQDEQEVNMLPHELSSASSEDHSSSDDSTSVSFSSGSDHIPPPPQSPPPPPPAIQFTDPPSPLPLTPEHLPQPPPAFQHHPIIAPPPPPPRPFLTNRPSLHKVLSTSEELRSQHTHPRRSSPQPNAPPILQLHQPKAHPILQSSPRTPPQPPHATTQHTHLRHPTQSIYHSQQTSAPRTSPNLTKQKSLHSQHSQQSFDGTLSTKVPPPPPPPLPPPCDPPPLPKASPKASDNNHMSVKRLRWEQVENSEGTIWGQLGDDPDYHKLSDMVKYLDLDLYFGTQRNSISLPEPAFLPENFKKKDVVEILSHKKAYNASILIAHLKLSPKELREILMTMSTERLEPAHIKQLLLYAPDDEEVKQFQHYNQDPAKLSEPDQFVLQMLLVPEYKTRLRSLLFKTTVQEKTEEMRGAYECIYKASLELKNSKRLAKILEFVLAMGNYLNNGQPKTNKTTGFKINFLTELNTTKTVDGKSTFLHILAKSLCQHFPELIDFARDLVTVPLAAKVNQRIITAELSDLHSTIQDIRTSCVKIPATAEDRFASVMSSFLENCHPAVQSLDSLQQRAMDEFHKVASYFGEDSKATTTETFFGIFAEFISKFERALSETQGTENPRSPRIASPLAW; this comes from the exons ATGAAGAAATTCCTCCAGAATAAGAAAGGGAGATACTCCTTACGGCAGAACAAGCCGGGTCCTCGATATCCGCCCAAAGATTTTT TCCTCACCATGCCAGCGTCCAACCAGGGCTGGCCAGAGGAGTTTGGCTTTCAGATAGGGGGGAATGGGCCCAGCTACATCCTGTATGTGGAGGATGGAAGCAGTGCTCATCTGTCTGGACTGCAACCTGGAGATCAGGTCTTGGAGATTGAGGGCCAGAACGTTTCCAGTCTAAGTGCTCAAGAGGTCATTGCCCTTGCCCAATCACAGCGAAACATCCCGCCCAGTATTGGAGTAGTTTCACGCATCCAACAG ATGGATATCACTCCAGGCCCTGATGGTCGCTTCGGTTTCACTATCGTGGGAGACTGTCCCCTGCTGGTGGATGATTGCTCCCCCTGCTCCCCAGCGGGTCGAAGTGGTCTCAGAGCTGGAGATTATGTCATGGAGGTGAACGGGATCCCAGTGAAGCACCATGAGATGGCAGCCGCTTTGATAAAGGCCTCTCAGGGCCGCACACTACGGCTTGGGGTGCTGTGCATGGGCAGTCGCCAGAAGCGCAGCAGCGGGTGTCTAGAGGGCTCTCAGAAAGACACTGATGGCATGCGTCAAGACCGCAAACACAAGGCTCTGGAGTTCAATAGGAGA GTTGAGGAGATTTTGAGGAATGAACCAGAGGTGAAAGAGAAGCTGTTTGCTGTACTGAAACAGTTTGCTGCTGAGAGGAAGGTGGACTGGCTTGCTTCCGTTCTTCCTGACATCTTGACAACCGAAGAGCAGCAACAGCTCATCTCAGACATCAG GATCTTCATTCCCAAGAAGCATCGGCAGCGCTTTGACGAGGCCGTTTCTCAGAGTCTCCTCAACCGCATGTGCCGTAGCAAGAGCCTTGGCGAGCCCCAGAACAGGCCCCGCCGAAGCCGAAGTCAAGACCACCATGAGCGAACCCATGGCTCGAAACGGGCCAGTTCTGTGCCCAGAGATCCCAGCGATGACCCGGCCCAACCTGAGCGTGGCCTTAGGAAGAGCACCACCAAGATTCCCAGCCACTATGTCACTGGAGCTAACCAGAG AACCATCCGTGTGTACAGGGGTAAGAAGAGTTTTGGGTTTACTCTGAGAGGTCACGCTCCTGTGTGGATCGACTCCGTAATGCCAG GTAGTCCAGCCGAGGCGTGTGGCCTTAAAACAGGAGACCGCATATTGTTCCTCAATGGCCTGGACATgag GAACTGCTCCCATGAGAAGGTGGTGTCCATGCTGCAGGGCAGTGGTGCCATGCCCACTCTAGTGGTGGAAGAGGGCCCCGTAGATTATTCGCTCTCAGATTCCGAGCCGGAGGAGACCCCCACCATCCCGCGCTCGCGCTCCCCGGCCCTCAGCTCCTTGCAGTGGGTGGCCGAGATCCTGCCACCCAGCATCCGCGTGCACGGCCGTACCTTCAGCCAGCAACTTGAACACCTCCTCACCCTGCAAGAAAGATATACCATTTGCAAAGCTCTGGAGACCTTCTTCCAGCACAG GAATGTGGACACACTCATTGTAGACGTGTTTCCTGTGCTGGACACTCCAGCCAAGCAGCTGATTTGGCAGTTCATTTACCAGCTGCTGACCTACGAGGAACAGGAACACTGCAAGTGCAAGATCGCCCGCTTCCTGGGCTTCAAGAGTGCAG AACCAGAGACAGGTCCAGAAAGCCACAGACGGAGCAGCTCCATGCGAGTGTCAGGTAGCTCTCACAAAAACACTGTGAGAGAGAGAAGCTCAGACGACTGCATCATCGGCACTCACCTGGGAATGG GAACATTCACTGACCCTGTGACTCCAGAGGAAAGACAGTGTGGGGATGGGACTTCCTTCCCAGAGTCCCCAGATCTCAGCCAC ATGTCAGGAGTGTACACGGAGCTTGAGAACATGTTTCCCGGGAAGAGCAACCAGTCTCTCCAGAGTCACTCCTCACCCAGGGCTGTCGGCATGGGCCACGCTGAGAACAATACATACACGCAGTCTTTCACACACAGTAACGCAG ggaGCCGTAAGTCAGGCCTCTCTCTTTCATGGACTGAATCCTTACCTGGCCCTCAGTTTGAGCCTTACCAGCAGACTGTGGCTTCTCCAGACAGCGTGGACTCTAATCCTTATGTTAGTTTGGACAGCCCCCCCGCCTCCCCTCTGCCTTCTGATGAACCCAGTCCTCTGCCCCAGCGCAGGAAGCTCTTCACCTTCTCACGTCCACCTCGCAGTCGAGACACCGACAAGTTCCTGGATGCTCTGAGCGAGCAGCTGGGACACCGGGTCAATATCGTGGATGACTTTAAGGGAGGGGAGAATGACTATGAGGAG ATGAGTTTCCAGGATGAGCAGGAAGTGAACATGCTGCCTCACGAGTTAAGCAGTGCCAGCAGTGAAGACCACAGCAGCAGCGATGACTCCACCTCAGTCTCCTTCTCCTCAGGCTCTGACCACATCCCTCCTCCCCCACAGAGTCCTCCGCCTCCACCACCTGCCATCCAGTTCACCGACCCGCCCTCGCCCCTTCCCCTTACCCCAGAGCACTTGCCCCAACCTCCCCCTGCCTTCCAGCACCACCCCATCATAGCCCCGCCCCCACCTCCACCTCGACCCTTCCTAACTAACCGCCCCTCTTTGCACAAGGTACTGTCCACCAGTGAGGAGCTCAGGTCCCAACACACCCATCCCCGACGCTCCTCTCCCCAGCCCAACGCTCCACCCATTCTCCAGCTGCACCAACCGAAGGCTCACCCCATCCTACAGTCATCCCCGCGTACCCCCCCTCAACCCCCGCACGCAACCACACAGCACACTCACTTACGACATCCCACCCAGTCCATCTACCACAGCCAGCAGACCTCTGCTCCCAGAACCTCCCCGAACCTGACCAAACAAAAGAGCCTCCATTCCCAGCATTCCCAACAAAGCTTTGATGGTACTCTGTCAACCAAGGTTCCCCCACCACCGCCTCCTCCTTTACCCCCACCCTGCGATCCTCCACCTTTGCCCAAAGCCAGCCCGAAAGCCTCTGACAACAACCACATGAGCGTGAAGAGACTGCGCTGGGAGCAGGTGGAGAACTCTGAAGGAACTATCTGGGGACAG CTTGGAGATGATCCTGATTATCATAAACTCAGTGACATGGTCAAGTACCTGGATCTGGATCTGTACTTCGGCACACAGAGGAATTCCA tctctcttccaGAGCCTGCTTTCCTGCCCGAGAACTTTAAAAAGAAAGACGTGGTCGAGATTCTCTCCCATAAAAAGGCCTACAACGCCT CTATCCTCATAGCGCATCTGAAGCTGTCCCCGAAGGAGCTGCGAGAAATCCTCATGACCATGAGCACCGAGCGTCTGGAACCCGCACATATTAAACAACTGTTGCTTTACGCTCCTGATGACGAGGAGGTCAAACAGTTTCAGCATTACAACCAGGACCCCGCCAAACTTAGCGAGCCTGACCAGTTTGTCCTACAG ATGCTACTAGTTCCTGAGTATAAAACCAGACTGAGGAGTCTTCTTTTTAAGACCACTGTGCAGGAGAAAACCGAAGAAATGAGAGGCGCATATGAATGCATATACAAAGCATCATTAGAGCTTAAAAACAGCAAGAGGTTGGCCAAGATCTTGGAG tttgttttagcaATGGGTAATTATCTGAATAATGGTCAACCCAAGACGAATAAGACAACAGGATTCAAAATCAATTTTCTTACGGAG CTGAACACAACAAAAACAGTTGATGGAAAGTCAACTTTCCTCCATATTCTTGCCAAATCATTATGCCAACACTTCCCAGAGCTCATCGACTTCGCCAGGGACCTCGTAACAGTGCCACTAGCTGCCAAAG TCAATCAGAGGATCATTACGGCTGAGCTCAGTGACCTTCACTCCACCATCCAAGACATTAGAACCTCCTGTGTGAAAATCCCAGCGACTGCAGAGGATCGCTTTGCATCAGTTATGAGT AGCTTTCTGGAAAACTGTCATCCAGCTGTGCAGTCCCTAGACTCCTTACAGCAAAGAGCAATGGATGAGTTTCATAAAGTGGCCTCCTACTTTGGAGAAGACAGTAAGGCCACGACCACAGAAACCTTCTTTGGCATCTTCGCCGAATTTATCTCCAAATTTGAG AGAGCACTGAGTGAGACGCAAGGAACAGAAAACCCCAGAAGCCCCCGAATAGCCTCGCCGCTGGCATGGTGA